The proteins below come from a single Strix uralensis isolate ZFMK-TIS-50842 chromosome 8, bStrUra1, whole genome shotgun sequence genomic window:
- the STX6 gene encoding syntaxin-6 isoform X3: MKDQMSNSSMQALAERKNRQALLGESGSQSWSAGPDKYSRLDRELQLANSHFIEEQQAQQQLIVEQQDEQLELVSGSIGVLKNMSQRIGGELEEQAVMLDDFSHELDSTQSRLDNVMKKLAKVSHMTSDAFLFMLLLPRWENPPLDSRREALQPPALLQFLRLPAEQKLSRCHKTLATVCGFPPTPTKHLPAASSFPNPTCPRAAGTGQAR; the protein is encoded by the exons GCGCTCCTGGGAGAAAGCGGGAGTCAGAGTTGGAGCGCTGGACCTGATAAATACAGCCGTCTGGACCGGGAGCTGCAGTTAGCAAATTCACACTTCATCGAGGAGCAGCAAGCTCAACAACAG TTGATTGTGGAGCAGCAAGATGAGCAGTTGGAGCTGGTCTCTGGCAGCATCGGGGTGCTGAAGAACATGTCCCAGCGCATTGgcggggagctggaggagcaagCAGT GATGCTGGACGACTTCTCCCACGAGTTAGACAGCACTCAGTCGCGGCTTGATAACGTCATGAAGAAGCTCGCCAAAGTGTCTCACATGACAAGCG aTGCTTTTCTATTTATGCTGCTACTGCCGCGGTGGGAAAATCCCCCTCTCGACAGTAGGAGGGAAGCTCTGCAGCCTCCTGCGCTGCTGCAGTTTCTCAGACTGCCTGCGGAACAAAAGCTTTCAAGGTGCCATAAAACACTCGCCACCGTGTGtggcttcccccccacccccaccaaacACTTGCCCGCGGCAAGCTCCTTCCCAAATCCCACCTGCCCTCGCGCTGCTGGCACCGGGCAGGCCCGCTAG
- the KIAA1614 gene encoding uncharacterized protein KIAA1614 homolog — MEGGSPAETRRAPRPPKQHGQSSGRAPAPPERPDAARGPHAILESKVKALKEKRGGGRPGTPTATPERPSPKKHRPRRGKAGVDVAEPRAQLRTYLTDGLLDGGEPVASGPPTPAPLASTPGLWRVPAPRGVVPGGTELPLDEGSGSQGSASLHERPPLEEETRTLPRDRGGPSVSPTAAEGWERLSLAEQVERNRQLLQEVLGLAAPEVPASDGDWDSGVSLQDAEGCRAFVPRQELELSPRHEQAKQLLQRARMKARTNPLRASHDILLLLPAAAGPHPREPSGRPSITPRDGGSLSDSSSGESSCGRPRRPRGPSPSRVRFEDESARDAEVRYLERLQLRHRRALASALSSLEPAGGGQPGDGASQPKARSGDLVAGGKCSACGSFLGAASGRGMDTLAATSMAESSPTAQGSVPGDSGGLSTARPEPKTRALGPRGSPLWILPSRQRIHTEKIKETYIGDVTYIDEVDSALESTDTSDGCRTDSEEAGPRSPHLRGHRDPRLRGHRAPRATLQPEARAGKEKCVASSGPRAGDGGSGGTTSRTGAVFPPPPGRAGSQEEEEDPRWHVGGSEGVGNTAHLLQHPSEPPDHSLQPGAGTPTPGTHLPAPPPTKKACSQVPCRKVVFSGGSHRVSSQAARVPEPEDGSAASPQPRGTVGPGEQRGPCSPRWLPGSPLRALSTNNCNNTHGQDPPGTGRVTGAPSHPTVTPTPQEAARPPREAAGTPGVQQHPAGSVAHGELGRPVSRKGSSASGSGLKKLLCSLSQSTKQRLGRFRCYSMEQLPAPGSTPPDSPGMKKSPSLQSLRLVSPFCQPREAASIQSLHSLLGKPPRASAYLLPQTTADRKGGSGPRRSLSVEDIGAPGRLRAVGRVVEVFPDGTSQLELQRPPHGAFGFCVTSGHGRPDTGVYVQEMADAGTAKLYAGLLGVGDEILQVNGVAVSGLGLPRIRELLRRADTLSLRVLRHRPAPR, encoded by the exons ATGGAGGGGGGCTCTCCTGCTGAGACGCGGCGGGCGCCACGGCCCCCCAAGCAGCACGGCCAGAGCAGCGGCCGAGCCCCCGCCCCACCGGAGCGCCCTGACGCCGCCCGTGGCCCCCACGCCATCCTGGAGAGCAAGGTGAAGGCGCTGAAGGAGAAGCGGGGGGGTGGCCGGCCGGGGACCCCCACGGCCACCCCTGAACGCCCCTCACCCAAAAagcaccggccccggcgggggAAGGCGGGAGTGGACGTGGCGGAGCCACGGGCTCAGCTCCGCACCTACCTGACAGACGGGCTGCTGGATGGCGGGGAGCCTGTGGCCAGCGGCCCCCCGACCCCGGCACCCCTCGCCAGCACCCCGGGGCTCTGGCGGGTGCCGGCACCCAGGGGAGTTGTGCCAGGAGGCACCGAGCTCCCCCTGGATGAGGGCAGCGGGTCCCAGGGCTCTGCCTCCCTCCATGAGAGACCCCCCCTGGAAGAAGAGACACGAACCCTGCCACGGGACCGGGGGGGTCCCTCCGTGTCCCCCACCGCGGCAGAGGGCTGGGAGAGGCTCTCGCTGGCTGAGCAGGTGGAGAGGAACcggcagctgctgcaggaggtgctgggCCTCGCTGCGCCCG AGGTGCCAGCGAGCGATGGGGACTGGGACTCGGGGGTCTCACTGCAGGACGCCGAGGGCTGCAG GGCCTTTGtccccaggcaggagctggagctgagcCCACGGCACGAGCAGgccaagcagctgctgcagcgtGCCCGCATGAAGGCTCGCACGAACCCCCTGCGCGCCAGCCAcgacatcctcctcctcctccccgccgccgccggcccgcacCCCAG GGAGCCCAGCGGGAGGCCGAGCATCACCCCACGGGATGGTGGGAGCCTGAGTGACTCGTCAAGTGGGGAGTCGAGCtgcgggcggccgcggcggccccggggacCCTCCCCGTCCCGCGTCCGCTTCGAGGACGAGTCGGCCCGCGACGCCGAGGTGCGGTACCTGGAGCGGCTGCAGCTGCGGCACCGGCGGGCCCTGGCCTCTGCGCTCTCCTCGCTGGAGCCGGCCGGCGGTGGGCAGCCGGGGGACGGGGCCAGCCAGCCCAAAGCCCGGAGTGGTGACCTGGTGGCCGGGGGCAAGTGCAGTGCCTGTGGCTCCTTCCTCGGTGCTGCTTCTGGCCGGGGCATGGACACGCTGGCGGCCACCAGCATGGCTGAAAGTAGCCCCACGGCACAAGGAAGTGTCCCAGGGGATAGTGGGGGGCTGAGCACTGCCCGGCCAGAGCCCAAAACCAGGGCTCTGGgcccccgggggtccccgctGTGGATCCTCCCCTCCCGACAGCGCATCCACACCGAGAAGATCAAGGAGACATACATTGGGGATGTCACCTACATCGACGAGGTGGACTCGGCCCTGGAGAGCACCGACACCTCCGACGGCTGCCGAACGGACAGTGAGGAGGCAGGACCCCGCAGCCCCCACCTGCGGGGGCACCGGGACCCTCGGCTGCGAGGTCACAGGGCCCCCCGTGCCACCCTGCAGCCGGAGGcaagggctgggaaggagaagtgtgtGGCCAGCAGTGGCCCCcgtgcaggggatgggggctcAGGTGGCACCACAAGCCGGACAGGGGCTGTTTTCCCCCCGCCACCGGGGAGAGCTggcagccaggaggaggaggaggaccctCGCTGGCATGTGGGGGGCAGCGAGGGGGTGGGAAACACCGCTCATCTTCTGCAGCATCCCAGTGAGCCCCCAGATCACTCCTTGCAGCCAGGAGCTGGCACCCCAACTCCAGGCACccacctccccgctcccccccccaccaaaaaGGCCTGCTCCCAGGTGCCTTGCAGGAAAGTCGTCTTCTCCGGTGGCAGCCACCGGGTATCGAGCCAAGCAGCCCGGGTCCCGGAGCCCGAGGATGGGAGCGCTGCGTCCCCCCAACCCAGGGGCACAGTGGGGCCGGGGGAGCAGcggggtccctgcagccccaggtgGCTCCCGGGGAGCCCCCTCCGTGCCTTGTCCACCAACAACTGCAACAACACCCACGGGCAGGACCCCCCGGGGACAGGCAGAG TTACAGGGGCACCGTCGCACCCCACTGTTACCCCTACGCCCCAGGAGGCTGCTCGTCCCCCCAGGGAAGCTGCCGGGACACCCGGagtgcagcagcacccagctgggaGCGTGGCACACGG GGAGCTGGGGCGGCCCGTGAGCCGCAAGGGCAGCAGCGCTTCGGGCTCAGGGCTGAAGAAGCTCCTGTGCAGCCTGAGCCAGAGCACCAAGCAGCGCCTGGGCCGCTTCCGCTGCTACAGCATGGAGCAGCTCCCGGCCCCCGGCAGCACCCCTCCGGACAGCCCCGGCATGAAGAAGTCGCCCTCCCTGCAGTCCCTGCGCCTG GTGTCACCTTTCTGCCAGCCCCGAGAAGCTGCCTCCATCCAGAGCCTGCACTCGCTCCTGGGCAAACCACCCCGTGCCAGCGCCTACCTCCTGCCCCAAACCACAGCCGACAG gaAGGGGGGCTCAGGGCCGCGGCGCTCGCTGAGCGTGGAGGATATCGGGGCGCCCGGCCGGCTGCGTGCGGTGGGGCGTGTGGTGGAGGTCTTCCCCGACGGCACCagccagctggagctgcagcgACCCCCCCATGGCGCCTTCGGGTTTTGTGTCACCTCCGGGCACGGCCGGCCTGACACAG GTGTCTACGTGCAGGAGATGGCGGACGCCGGCACGGCCAAGCTGTACGCGGGGCTCCTGGGCGTGGGGGATGAGATCCTGCAGGTCAACGGGGTGGCCGTctcggggctggggctgccccgcaTCCGCGAGCTGCTGCGCCGGGCGGACACCCTGTCCCTCCGCGTGCTCCGGCACCGCCCAGCGCCCCGGTAG